One part of the Algibacter sp. L1A34 genome encodes these proteins:
- a CDS encoding Crp/Fnr family transcriptional regulator encodes MKNIRAYIEETITVNDTDWTLFSSKLIKREFNKKDKLTEIGQVENYISFIESGIARFLIPKEDKEKEITFGFCFENEFISAYDSFLTHKPSLYQIEALTNMVIWSISYKDLQEVYQKSFVGNVIGRMSSERLFLIKSKREQSLLNETAEERYLKLFTERPNLIKEVPLKYIASYIGVTAQALSRIRKRIS; translated from the coding sequence ATGAAAAATATTAGAGCTTATATAGAAGAAACCATTACTGTGAACGATACCGATTGGACGTTGTTTTCATCTAAATTAATTAAGCGCGAGTTTAATAAAAAAGATAAACTTACCGAAATTGGTCAGGTGGAGAACTACATCTCTTTTATAGAATCTGGTATTGCACGTTTTTTAATTCCGAAGGAAGATAAAGAGAAAGAAATCACTTTCGGGTTTTGTTTCGAAAATGAATTTATAAGCGCTTACGATTCGTTTTTAACACACAAACCATCGCTCTACCAAATAGAGGCGCTTACAAATATGGTTATTTGGAGTATTTCTTATAAAGATTTACAAGAAGTATATCAAAAAAGTTTTGTTGGTAATGTTATCGGGCGCATGTCGTCAGAGCGTTTATTTCTCATAAAATCTAAACGAGAGCAATCGCTTTTAAATGAAACTGCAGAAGAGCGTTACCTTAAGCTATTTACAGAGCGTCCAAACTTAATTAAAGAGGTGCCTTTAAAATATATTGCTTCGTATATTGGGGTTACAGCACAGGCTTTAAGCCGAATTAGGAAACGAATTTCTTAA